A single genomic interval of Corylus avellana chromosome ca10, CavTom2PMs-1.0 harbors:
- the LOC132163002 gene encoding lysM domain receptor-like kinase 4, with the protein MIYLSFVVFWVCISSSYAQQYYDSSDCSSDMQFPGSKYTCNSFQISSCKTFLIYRAKQHVQTIERISDMFQLSSTDVLALNNLTSPSEKLKPGREVVVPINCSCSGQYFQANFSYEVQESTTFSQIACEDFEGLVKSLTLQEMNKPPQAGSQLHVPLRCACPDNFSLRNGVNYLVTYPIIEGDGPRKLIEKFGISSEDFLAVNHLHPKPAVFPGTTVLLPLKAAPVIDFSTPDSPPPTHVFLPTNPTGRTPKRQKLSKVYIAGSVAGFSLLLVALVACGVYIMVLKKWKGDQNFQSFTARSSPRSSQTGGSSTNSCLSPDLLAGIKYSLFICSVEELRKVTRDFSEERKIADEVYKGLINNVEVMIKKMRFEDTWQVIDLHSKINHINIVNLKGVCYGENHAFSDSYLVFELPSNGSLMHCLSNPSNTLQWHRRTQIAFDIATGLHYLHYCTFLTHAWMSLSSRNIFVTANWRAKIANIGTPLKGNDDKENDRGGVVPAECLLHGSAAEKADIFAFGVVLLELISAREDFEGKSFKESIRFLGEDSGGGCFEQLRSFIDPSLKNDYSLAEVLCLAVLAKACVEDDPLHRPSMDDIMKVLARIA; encoded by the coding sequence ATGATTTATCTCTCGTTTGTTGTCTTTTGGGTTTGCATAAGTTCAAGTTATGCTCAACAGTATTATGATTCATCAGATTGTTCTTCAGATATGCAATTTCCAGGTTCAAAATACACCTGCAATTCCTTCCAGATCAGTTCATGCAAAACATTCTTAATCTACAGAGCTAAACAGCATGTTCAGACCATTGAACGCATCTCAGACATGTTCCAGTTGAGCTCAACTGATGTTCTTGCCCTGAACAATCTTACATCTCCTTCTGAGAAACTCAAGCCAGGAAGAGAAGTTGTTGTTCCCATCAACTGTTCTTGCTCAGGCCAGTATTTTCAGGCAAATTTCAGCTACGAGGTTCAGGAAAGCACCACATTTTCCCAGATTGCTTGTGAAGATTTTGAAGGGCTTGTGAAATCGCTTACACTTCAAGAGATGAACAAGCCACCTCAAGCTGGCTCTCAGCTTCATGTGCCTTTGAGATGTGCTTGCCCTGATAATTTCAGTCTTAGAAATGGTGTGAATTACCTTGTTACATATCCTATTATAGAAGGAGATGGACCACGAAAATTGATTGAGAAATTTGGCATCTCTTCTGAAGATTTTTTGGCAGTTAATCATTTACATCCTAAGCCAGCCGTTTTTCCAGGAACAACTGTTTTACTTCCCCTGAAAGCAGCTCCAGTGATAGATTTCAGTACCCCAGATTCTCCACCTCCAACTCATGTCTTTCTTCCAACAAATCCCACAGGCAGAACACCAAAAAGACAGAAATTAAGCAAGGTGTATATTGCAGGGTCTGTTGCAGGGTTTTCTCTGTTACTTGTAGCATTAGTTGCATGTGGGGTGTATATAATGGTGCTAAAGAAATGGAAGGGTGATCAGAATTTCCAGTCATTTACTGCGAGAAGCTCTCCTCGATCCAGTCAAACAGGGGGAAGCTCCACAAATTCATGTTTATCTCCAGATCTTCTTGCTGGGATAAAGTACTCATTGTTCATTTGCAGTGTGGAGGAGCTCAGGAAAGTAACTAGAGATTTCAGCGAGGAAAGAAAGATAGCAGATGAAGTCTACAAGGGGTTGATCAACAATGTTGAAGTGATGATCAAGAAGATGAGGTTTGAAGACACATGGCAGGTTATTGATTTACATTCAAAAATCAATCACATCAATATTGTGAATTTAAAAGGTGTTTGTTATGGAGAAAATCATGCCTTCTCTGATTCTTATCTAGTGTTTGAGCTCCCTAGCAATGGCTCTTTGATGCATTGTTTGTCAAATCCATCAAACACTCTCCAGTGGCATAGGAGGACACAAATTGCTTTTGATATTGCAACAGGGCTTCACTATCTACATTACTGCACTTTTCTCACCCATGCATGGATGAGCTTAAGCAGCAGAAATATATTTGTGACAGCAAATTGGAGAgcaaaaattgcaaatattgGAACCCCTTTGAAAGGAAATGATGATAAAGAGAATGACAGAGGAGGGGTTGTACCTGCAGAGTGCCTTCTGCATGGCTCGGCTGCTGAAAAGGCAGACATCTTTGCATTTGGAGTTGTTTTGCTTGAGCTCATCTCAGCAAGAGAggattttgaaggaaaatcattcaAAGAATCCATCAGATTTTTGGGAGAAGACAGTGGAGGTGGTTGTTTTGAACAATTGAGGAGTTTCATTGACCCttctttgaaaaatgattaTTCCCTTGCAGAGGTTTTATGTTTAGCTGTTTTGGCCAAGGCTTGTGTGGAAGATGACCCTCTGCATAGGCCATCTATGGATGATATCATGAAAGTCCTTGCCAGAATTGCATGA